From Triticum urartu cultivar G1812 chromosome 2, Tu2.1, whole genome shotgun sequence, a single genomic window includes:
- the LOC125534584 gene encoding lysine histidine transporter 2-like has product MGTRVAAMVARPAENHTSLPPKDWRTVEERKIDDWLPVTASRNGKWWYSAFHNVTAMVGAGVLTLPYAMSELGWGPGVAVMTLSWMMTLYTLWQMVEMHEMVPGKRFDRYHELGQYAFGETLGLWIVVPQQLVVEISLDIVYMITGGKSLKKFHDLVCDGRCKDIKLSYFIMIFASAQFVISQLPNFDSIATISLAAALMSICYSTIAWGASVDKGKADDVDYSLRASTTSGMVFDFLGGLGQMAFSFSGHNVVLEIQASIPSTEETPSKKPMWKGVIVAYTIVLLCYFPVAFVGYWAFGNSVDDNILITLNTPKWLIAAANMMVVVHVIGSYQVYAMPVFDMMEMVLVRKMRFSPGWKLRLVSRSLFVAFTMFVGITFPFFGGLIGFFGGLAFAPTTYFLPCIIWLTVYKPRVFSLSWCANWFCIVGGVLLMVLGPIGGLRQIIMEAKTYQFYS; this is encoded by the exons ATGGGGACACGGGTAGCGGCCATGGTGGCACGGCCAGCCGAGAACCACACCTCCCTGCCACCCAAG GATTGGAGGACTGTGGAGGAGAGAAAGATCGACGACTGGCTCCCGGTCACAGCATCAAGGAACGGCAAGTGGTGGTACTCGGCCTTCCACAATGTCACAGCCATGGTCGGCGCCGGCGTGCTCACCCTACCCTATGCCATGTCCGAGCTCGGCTG GGGACCTGGCGTCGCGGTGATGACCCTGTCGTGGATGATGACGCTGTACACGCTGTGGCAAATGGTGGAGATGCACGAGATGGTGCCCGGGAAGCGGTTCGACAGGTACCACGAGCTGGGGCAGTACGCGTTCGGTGAGACGCTAGGGCTATGGATCGTCGTGCCGCAGCAGCTCGTTGTCGAGATCAGCTTGGACATCGTGTACATGATCACCGGCGGCAAGTCACTCAAGAAGTTCCACGACCTCGTCTGCGACGGCAGGTGCAAGGACATAAAGCTCTCCTACTTCATCATGATCTTTGCGTCCGCCCAGTTCGTCATCTCGCAGCTCCCTAACTTCGACTCCATCGCCACCatctccctcgccgccgccctcATGTCGATCTG CTACTCGACGATTGCCTGGGGCGCCTCGGTGGACAAGGGGAAAGCGGACGACGTGGACTACAGCCTACGGGCCTCCACTACCTCGGGGATGGTGTTCGACTTTCTGGGAGGCCTGGGACAGATGGCCTTCTCCTTCTCAGGCCACAACGTCGTGCTGGAGATCCAGGCCTCCATCCCGTCGACGGAGGAGACGCCGTCCAAGAAGCCCATGTGGAAGGGCGTGATCGTGGCCTACACCATCGTCTTGCTCTGCTACTTCCCGGTAGCTTTCGTCGGTTATTGGGCCTTCGGCAACAGCGTCGACGACAACATCCTCATCACCCTCAACACGCCCAAGTGGCTCATCGCGGCCGCCAACATGATGGTCGTCGTCCATGTCATCGGTAGCTACCAG GTTTACGCGATGCCGGTGTTTGACATGATGGAAATGGTGCTGGTGAGGAAGATGCGTTTCTCTCCCGGTTGGAagctccgtttggtttctcggaGCCTCTTTGTTG CGTTCACAATGTTCGTAGGCATCACCTTCCCCTTCTTCGGTGGGCTTATCGGATTCTTCGGTGGGCTCGCCTTTGCGCCCACAACTTATTTC CTTCCCTGCATCATCTGGCTCACGGTCTACAAGCCCAGGGTATTCAGCCTCTCATGGTGCGCCAACTGG TTCTGCATCGTTGGTGGGGTACTGCTGATGGTGCTTGGGCCCATTGGAGGGCTAAGGCAGATCATCATGGAGGCCAAGACATACCAATTCTACTCGTAG